Sequence from the Mytilus galloprovincialis chromosome 13, xbMytGall1.hap1.1, whole genome shotgun sequence genome:
TGTTTGTCTAGcgtggttcatgttgctcagtcttcagttgTCTATGTTAAGATTTGTTTACTGGTGTTTGTCTAGcgtggttcatgttgctcagtcttcagttgTCTATGTTATGATTTGTTTACTGGTGTTTGTCTAGcgtggttcatgttgctcagcCTTCAATGGTCTATGTTAAGATTTGTTTACTGGTGTTTGTCTAGCttggttcatgttgctcagtcttcagttgTCTATGTTAAGATTTGTTTACTGGTGTTTGTCTAGcgtggttcatgttgctcagcCTTCAGTTGTCCATGTTAAGATTTGTTTACTGGTGTTTGTCTAGcgtggttcatgttgctcagtcttcagttgTCCATGTTAAGATTTGGTTTCTGGTGGTTGTCTTTTGTCGTTTTTCGTGTTGTCATTTATTTTTCGAATCATGAGTTTTATCGTTCGTCTCTACTTACTAGGTTATCTGTGAACAATTAATTCAGTTACAGTCGATCAAATTATGATGCCGAACGGTAACTATCTAAAAGATAAAATAGTTTTCCTGTTAGCAGCATTCACCTATcaatgtgttgttgttttttaatgttttataactCAAGGGTTTTAAAATCGTGTCAACTAGGAAAAAtgtactccccccccccccccgggagAATTGTTATGATCTTAGGTTTTGCTCTAATCATACTCAACGATATTAACTTGACTGCAACATATGCGCATTTTGTCAATACAATCGATCTCTTTAGCGATGCACGAAGAGAAactatttttaaatgttaaaactcAGTCTAGACATGAATTGTTGCGgtcttatttataaaaactaTTGACGACCAGACAAGGCGGCAGAGCTAAGCATGCAGATGTTAAACAACAACTTTATAATATGTAATACAATGAAGCAGCACGTGTATGTGAGTTTGTGGTAttctttacttttataaaataacTATATAACTATATAAACAGGGAATGAAAACTTTTACCCGTTGCAGCAAACCACGTGTTCGTCCATTAGATAACGTTGAATTGCATTTCccactatattgtataaaaaacaCTTACTTTGTATTAAACAGTTGAATAAAAATTAGAAGTGGAGATTCAATATaatggaaaaaaagtaaaatcacaaaaatactgaacttagaggaaaatcaattcggaaagtccataatcacatggcaaaatcaaataacaaaattattcttGCAATTCCactcaaacaaaataaaatcttaattgGGTAGGTAAAAATTATGACCCCCTGCCAATTCccgcctttaaaaaaaaataattatatatcaaATTAGTCAGCATCTACATCTTTGAACTCTtaaatttcacattatttttgagaaataaatATTGTCCTAGAAATGATGAATTGTTTATCTTGGACATCCCTTTACAATGACTTCCCGTTGGGTTTTAGAAATGTTGCCGAGCTCCTCTGCGAAATTACATAAATTCAATACCAGGTATTTGTCTTCTTTGTcgactgaaaaacaaaaatgaaaatgaaaatgaaatgaacagtcgattgaaaatataattaatgTGTATAATAATATATTAAGAATGTCCATACTTCTTCAGCGACAAGGTCTTTAACAATTTTCATGTATAGTAGGCCtacaataattcttatatgattggCATATAATGGAATACGatgatatgattggtcgagaggaTTTCCGGTAGATGTTCTTGACGTTGTTTATTTTTCGATAGAAGACATTGACCGAACTTCTTTTTGTAACTAATGTAAACAAAATGGTGGCGATAATAACACAATCCGGCTAATAGTCCTACCATTGTCATTTTGCTACGTTTCTTTTGTaatctattctgacatcggactcggactacTTATAAAttctgagttttactgtgcgtattgctgtgtgttttttctacattggctagaggtatagggggagggtcgCGATCttactaaacatgtttaaccccgcctaaATTTGcgcttgttccaagtcaggagccctggcctttgttagtctggtatgatttttaattttagttcatctATATATGTTTCGGagattagtatgacgtccattatcactgaactagtacacattttagtCTATGGGTCAGCTGAAgcacgactccgggtgcgggatgtTCAacttctcactgtgttgaaggcccattggtggtctttggctgtttttttctctttagtcgggttgttatctcttcattcccaatttccattattaattttgtaaaattgtcatttaatatttttcaaaatgaaaagtgtCTTAGGAACcattaacatttgatttttaagacGTAAATGAGACACTTTCATATGAAAATCGACTATCAGTTAAACAATCATAAGCAAAACATCGTactaaatatattatataaaaaatatacataccgGAAAGAACATATTTGTGCctttcaaacaaaacaatatcCGAGTGGCACATTTGGTCAGGTACTGGCATGTATAGATTTAGTTCAACgtctttgtttttatcatctttGGTTGGTAGACCACCTATTCCATCTAAATTGCCctgataataaatataaacaattatagTACGTTATAGTCAAAATTTATATTCCTCCCttgatatgatttttatttctttgattCAATTGAAATCAAATGAAATCGAACTCTGAACaattgggacaagtatggacacaacatttaagcttgaaaCAGCTccaaatttggattgtgattaaatatttgacacagcataggtttctgaaacAGAACGAATTTGGTATATAGGAACATTTGcattttatggttcaatatcaAATTTCTAATTGCATGGTTagtagctatcaaaggtaccaggattatactttaGTACGTTAGATTCAATACATCATAGAACAACAAGATTTCTATTTCtgatgaaatcaaagaaagttaAATTCTGGATCGTTTGAACCTTTTCACACTCCTTGTAAAATTCTGATTCAGTTATTCCGCCTCTGTGGTCTCCTGTTAGCCTGTTCACTTCAAGAGTGGATTTAGGTAGCATGTAAAGATAAAAAAGCAAACACAAGAAGa
This genomic interval carries:
- the LOC143057104 gene encoding uncharacterized protein LOC143057104, with amino-acid sequence MKIHIIVLLLSIVQSSDQCDCKDDSIYVNGEEISGNLCTAETIISVLVENVKDGPEGFLVFKVKLLEQPLRGNLDGIGGLPTKDDKNKDVELNLYMPVPDQMCHSDIVLFERHKYVLSVDKEDKYLVLNLCNFAEELGNISKTQREVIVKGCPR